GGGGCCGGACCGGGTCCGCGCGGTGACCCTGGACCGGGGTCAGGAGAGCCGCTACCGGGACGCGGTGGATCCGCTGCACCGGTCGTTGCTGGGCATTCTCGACGGGGCGTTGGGCGACACCTTCGGCTCGACCACCTCCACCCGGATCGACCCGGACGCTCCGGCGGTCTGCATCGACATCTCCCGGATCGGGGAGTCGGACACCCAGCTCACCGCGGCGGCGATGCTGGCCGCCTGGTCCGAGGGCCTGGGCACGGTCGCCGCCTCGCACGCCATGGCCGACGCCGGGCTGGCCCCGCGCCGCTGGTTCTTCACCATCCTGGACGAGCTGTGGCGACCGCTGCGGGCCGCCTCCGGCATCGTCGACCGGATCGACGCGCTGACCCGGCTCAACCGGTCGCTCGGTCTCGGCGACGCGAAGATCACCCACACCCTGAAGGACGCCGAGGCGTTGGGTTCCGACGCCGACCGGGCCAAGGCGCGCGGCTTCGTGGAGCGGGCCGGGATCGTCGCCTGCGCCGGCCTGCCGGCGGCGGAGATGACCGACCTGGGTCGGGTGATCGGCCTGTCCAAACGGGAGATCGAGCTGGTCTCCTCCTGGTCGTCGCCGCCGGGTTGGGCGAGCACCGGCAGCGACGAGGAACCACCCGGGCGGGGCCGGTTCCTGATCAAGGTAGGTGGTCGGCCCGGCATCCCGATCCGGGTCTCCATCACCGACACCGAGCGGCGGCTGCACGACACCAACCAACGCTGGGTGCAGAACGGGTACGCAGCCCAGCAGGCCGCCGAGCGGGCGGCGGCCCGACAGGCGGTCTTCGAGGCCGAGGCGGAGCTGGGCAACCTGGCCACCCGGCCGGAGCTGGCCCACCTCGCCGACGAGGCCGTCGCGGGCGGTCCGGGGTGGCGGGGATGAGCCGGATGCCGTCGGGTTCCCCCCGCGGGGCCGACCTGTTCTTCTGGGCGTTCTGCCTGGTGGTCCTCGCCAACGCGGCGCTGTTCACGGTCGCCTGGCTGGGCGGCACCCTGGGCGCCGCGGTGACCGGGCACGGCTGGCACCCGCCGCCGTTCACCCTCGGCGCGTACCTGGCGTTGATCTCCGGTGATACCGGCACGCTCTGGCCCGGTGTGTCGCCGTACGCCGTCTACTCCGGGATGCTGGTGGTGGCGGTGCTGGTCGTGGTGCCGGCGGTGACGGTCGGGCGCGGGCTGCTCGACCGGCGCGGGCGGGGCGTCGGGCTGGCCCGGGTGCGCGACCTGGCCCCGCTGACGCCTGCCGGGATCGCCGCCCGCGCCCGGGAGCTGCGTCCCTCGCTGGCCGGGGTGCGGCAGCTGGCCCCGGACGAGACCGGCAACCTGCTCGGCGACCTCGCGCCGAACGGCCCGGAGCTGCGCTCCTCCTTCGAGGACGTGGAGCTGGACCTGATGGCCCCCCGGGCCGGCAAGTCCACCGGCATCGCGGTGCCCCGGGTGCTGCGGGCCCGGGGCGCGGTGCTGCTGACCTCCAACAAGTCCGACGTGTACGCGGTGACCCGGGCCGAGCGGGAACGCGTCGGTACGGTGTGGACCTTCGATCCGCAGGGCATCGCCCACGTGCCC
Above is a window of Micromonospora rifamycinica DNA encoding:
- a CDS encoding ATP/GTP-binding protein, which encodes MTGVPAPRVDGLGAGWPAGTSGARTALTGLVGDPDDGAPTPPKKTRPPRPRRELPVPTRGWEGAGGGRVGYLDAPTMWRATTVQACGLWPFSAGSGAPMSGVPLGQHLFTGATVCGDPISWFTRARYISNPSLFMLGMPGLGKSTLINRMAVGLAATGVVPLVLGDLKPDYADTVRALGGQVIPIGRGVGGINVLDPGAMGLAAERIGGRAGRALAAETHGRVLNMVAALLTIVRGRALDDHEQSVLSACLRHLRDRTPQHRAPLLPDLLRVLEEGPDRVRAVTLDRGQESRYRDAVDPLHRSLLGILDGALGDTFGSTTSTRIDPDAPAVCIDISRIGESDTQLTAAAMLAAWSEGLGTVAASHAMADAGLAPRRWFFTILDELWRPLRAASGIVDRIDALTRLNRSLGLGDAKITHTLKDAEALGSDADRAKARGFVERAGIVACAGLPAAEMTDLGRVIGLSKREIELVSSWSSPPGWASTGSDEEPPGRGRFLIKVGGRPGIPIRVSITDTERRLHDTNQRWVQNGYAAQQAAERAAARQAVFEAEAELGNLATRPELAHLADEAVAGGPGWRG